One genomic region from Anabaena sp. PCC 7108 encodes:
- a CDS encoding sucrose synthase — MYELLQTGLNTEEKTALQQFILILSKTDKSYFLRNEILQAFANYCHQSQKAAYFYHSSSIGTLIHYTHEIILDHKSTWFVVRPKIASQEVWRLTADGTKFDLMTPKELLDVSDRLVNRYQPHILEIDLHPFYQTSPSISDPRNIGQGLAFLNHYLCNQSVNDPEHWLELLFQALQRLQYNGMRLLISSRIRSGIELAKQIKPAITFLTERPPDEPYAEFRSHLQQLGLEAGWGNNAGRVRETLELLQRLIHTPQPSILEAFVARIPAIFRVVLISIHGWVAQEDVLGRDETLGQVIYVLEQARSLENKLREEIKLAGLDILGIKPHVIILTRLIPNCEETFCDLRLEKVHNTENAWILRIPFAEFNPEVTNNWISKFEIWPYLERFAHDAERELLAQFKGKPNLIIGNYSDGNLVAFLLSRRMKVTQCNIAHSLEKPKYLFSNLYWQELEEKYHFSTQFTADLISMNSADFIITSSYQEILGTPDTMGQYESYNFFTMPQLYHVINGIDLFSPKFNVVAPGVSETFFFPYSQTEKRNSLLRQDIQDLLFSREDHKIIGHLDDIKKRPIFAVTPVTSIKNLTGLAECFGQNQALQERCNLILLTSKVHPDQSTNSEDAREIEKLHDIINEYHIQGKIRWIGMRLPSRNMGEAYRIIADNQGIYVHFALYESFGRSILEAMISGLPTFATKFGGALEIIDNQNGRFYLNPTDLAGTAKTILDFLDQCDQSPEYWHKFSQWMIQRIRHKYNWNLHSEQLLLLAKMFSFWNFVAPEDHEARDRYMETLFHLVYKPRAEKILEQHLGRHALI, encoded by the coding sequence ATGTATGAATTACTGCAAACTGGTTTAAATACTGAGGAGAAAACTGCTCTTCAGCAGTTTATTTTGATTTTATCTAAAACTGATAAATCTTACTTTTTGAGAAATGAAATTTTGCAAGCTTTTGCAAATTACTGTCATCAATCCCAAAAAGCTGCTTATTTTTATCACTCTTCCTCTATCGGCACACTCATACACTACACCCATGAAATAATTCTTGACCATAAAAGTACATGGTTTGTTGTCAGACCCAAAATAGCGAGTCAAGAAGTATGGCGACTAACCGCAGATGGGACTAAGTTTGATCTCATGACACCTAAAGAGTTATTAGATGTGAGCGATCGCTTAGTCAACCGCTACCAACCCCACATTTTAGAAATTGACCTCCATCCCTTTTACCAAACATCTCCCAGTATCAGCGACCCCAGAAACATTGGCCAAGGTCTAGCCTTCCTCAACCATTATTTATGCAATCAATCTGTCAATGACCCTGAACATTGGCTAGAGCTTTTATTTCAAGCTTTACAAAGATTGCAATACAATGGGATGCGGCTACTCATTAGCTCACGCATTCGCTCAGGAATAGAACTAGCCAAACAAATTAAGCCAGCCATAACTTTTTTGACTGAAAGACCTCCTGACGAACCCTACGCAGAATTTCGCTCTCACCTCCAACAACTCGGTTTAGAAGCTGGCTGGGGTAACAATGCAGGGCGAGTTAGAGAAACCCTAGAACTGCTACAAAGACTCATTCACACCCCCCAACCCTCAATCCTGGAAGCCTTTGTAGCGCGTATCCCGGCTATTTTTCGCGTCGTCCTCATTTCCATACATGGCTGGGTAGCTCAAGAAGATGTTTTAGGCAGAGATGAAACATTAGGTCAAGTCATCTATGTTCTTGAACAAGCACGCAGCTTAGAAAACAAACTGCGAGAGGAAATCAAACTTGCTGGTCTGGACATATTAGGTATTAAACCTCATGTAATTATTCTCACCCGCCTCATTCCCAATTGCGAAGAAACATTTTGTGACTTGCGATTAGAAAAAGTTCACAATACAGAAAACGCCTGGATTTTGCGGATTCCCTTTGCAGAATTTAATCCAGAAGTTACTAATAACTGGATTTCTAAATTTGAAATTTGGCCTTATTTAGAAAGATTTGCCCACGATGCCGAAAGAGAATTATTAGCACAATTTAAAGGTAAACCCAATCTAATTATCGGCAATTATAGTGATGGTAACTTAGTCGCCTTTCTTCTTTCCCGCCGCATGAAAGTCACCCAATGTAATATTGCTCATTCTCTGGAAAAGCCCAAATATTTATTTAGTAACTTGTACTGGCAAGAATTAGAAGAAAAATATCATTTCTCTACCCAATTCACTGCCGACTTAATCAGCATGAATTCAGCGGATTTTATTATAACTTCATCCTATCAAGAAATTCTAGGTACACCAGACACAATGGGGCAATATGAATCTTATAATTTTTTCACCATGCCCCAGTTATATCATGTAATTAATGGAATTGATTTATTTAGTCCTAAATTTAATGTAGTGGCACCAGGTGTAAGTGAAACTTTCTTTTTTCCATATAGCCAAACAGAAAAACGTAATTCCCTGCTACGCCAAGATATTCAAGACCTACTTTTTAGCCGTGAAGATCACAAAATTATTGGTCACTTAGATGACATAAAAAAAAGACCAATCTTTGCAGTTACTCCCGTTACATCAATTAAAAACCTCACTGGTTTAGCTGAATGTTTTGGTCAAAATCAAGCATTACAAGAGCGCTGCAACCTAATTTTGTTAACCAGTAAAGTACATCCTGATCAATCGACTAACTCAGAAGATGCCAGAGAAATCGAAAAACTTCACGATATTATTAATGAATATCATATCCAAGGTAAAATTCGTTGGATAGGAATGCGCTTACCTAGTCGTAACATGGGTGAAGCTTACCGCATTATTGCTGATAATCAAGGTATTTATGTCCATTTTGCTCTTTATGAGTCTTTCGGGAGGAGCATTTTAGAAGCAATGATTTCGGGCTTACCAACTTTTGCTACTAAATTTGGTGGAGCATTAGAAATTATTGATAATCAGAACGGAAGATTTTATCTTAACCCAACAGATTTAGCAGGAACAGCAAAAACAATTTTAGATTTTCTCGATCAATGTGATCAATCCCCCGAATATTGGCATAAATTTTCCCAATGGATGATCCAAAGAATTCGCCATAAATACAACTGGAATTTACACAGCGAACAATTACTATTACTAGCGAAAATGTTTAGTTTTTGGAATTTTGTTGCTCCAGAAGATCATGAAGCCAGAGATCGGTATATGGAAACTTTATTCCATTTAGTCTATAAACCCAGAGCCGAAAAGATTCTGGAACAACATCTGGGTCGCCATGCTTTGATTTAA
- a CDS encoding HetP family heterocyst commitment protein encodes MNYQVSSSQTNFQNAITPEELNQIIETIADGKYSWACVLILRFIGYNPLHYIPQRTYSRLMKENSQFETAKTPQKIPVNMPSSVNNTSRVASSQIFSTN; translated from the coding sequence ATGAACTACCAAGTTTCTTCTTCTCAGACAAATTTTCAGAATGCTATTACTCCTGAAGAGTTAAATCAAATCATTGAGACAATTGCTGATGGTAAATATTCCTGGGCTTGCGTACTGATTTTACGTTTTATTGGCTACAATCCACTTCATTACATCCCCCAGCGTACTTACAGTCGTTTAATGAAAGAAAACAGCCAATTTGAAACTGCAAAAACGCCGCAGAAAATACCAGTAAATATGCCATCTTCTGTAAATAACACTAGTCGCGTGGCTTCATCTCAAATTTTCAGCACCAACTAG
- a CDS encoding beta-lactamase hydrolase domain-containing protein, producing the protein MNIVRKINRELAISGQITQDQLHQIAEEGYKSVLNLCFADEEGWWADEKENTEFLGLCYANIPTKLENLNHQAALIVFQTIGELPKPILIHCDISIRSAAIVLLYIATKQGIDFEQAWQQTIKLCLLEK; encoded by the coding sequence ATGAATATTGTAAGAAAGATTAATCGGGAATTAGCAATCAGTGGGCAAATTACCCAAGATCAGTTACATCAAATTGCCGAAGAGGGTTACAAATCAGTCCTTAATTTGTGTTTTGCTGATGAAGAAGGTTGGTGGGCAGATGAAAAGGAAAATACTGAATTTTTAGGGTTGTGCTATGCGAATATACCCACAAAACTGGAAAACCTAAATCATCAAGCTGCACTGATTGTCTTTCAAACTATCGGTGAATTACCTAAACCAATACTCATACATTGTGATATTTCTATCCGTTCAGCAGCTATAGTGCTATTATATATCGCTACTAAACAAGGAATTGATTTTGAACAAGCATGGCAACAAACCATCAAATTATGTCTATTAGAAAAATAA
- a CDS encoding bifunctional acetate--CoA ligase family protein/GNAT family N-acetyltransferase, whose protein sequence is MEKSSKKNSNKAHDILQTERINPLDAIFIPKTVAVIGATEKPGSVGRNLLWNLITNPFGGTVFPINPQRHSILGIKAYASIFDVSEKIDLAVIATPAPTVPQIISDCVDAGVKGAIIISAGFKEAGTKGIALEQEIRQQAHRGKIRIIGPNCLGVMSPHTGLNATFANTIAHPGNVGFISQSGALCTSILDWSLQENVGFSAFISIGSMLDIGWGDLIYYLGDDPHTKSIVIYMESIGDARSFLSAAREVALTKPIIVIKAGRTAAAAKAAASHTGALAGSDAVLDAAFRRCGVLRVNSISDLFDMSEVLAKQPRPKGSRLTILTNAGGPGVLATDTLIENGGELTSISPEIMTSLNEILPPQWSHNNPIDILGDADPQRYTKALEIAAKDPNSDGLLVILTPQAMTDPTQTAAQLKPYAQMSNKPILASWMGGTDVAAGQQILNSQGIPTYSYPDTAARIFSYMWKSSYNLSGIYETPVLATLTCDVNTRNCAIVENIVQAARTAGRTILTEFESKEILAAYGIPVVVGCIAESADKAVECAENLGYPVVLKLYSQTITHKTDVGGVQLNLQNSEAVKLAYQKIETSVKEKAKAEDFLGVTVQPMVKTDGYELIIGSSLDPQFGPVLLFGAGGQLVEIFQDSAIALPPLNTTLARRMMEQTKIYKALQGVRGRKSIDIAALEQLMVEFSQLVVEQPWIKEIDINPLLAIPPTPVNPGGLIALDARIVLHSANIEENQLPKLAIRPYPSQYIRDWKLKNGTPITIRPIRPEDEPLMVQFHKTLSEESVYFRYFHMIKLSQRITHERLTRICFIDYDREMALVAEYQNPEAENREILAVGRLSKLHGSDAAEFAMVVSDRFQCQGLGTELVRRLLEVGKNEKISCIYADILADNLGMQRLCEKLGFQIESTADATVLKAEIELRKK, encoded by the coding sequence ATGGAAAAATCTAGCAAAAAAAACAGCAATAAAGCCCATGATATCTTACAAACAGAGAGAATTAATCCCTTAGATGCTATCTTTATACCCAAAACTGTAGCGGTAATTGGTGCTACTGAAAAACCTGGAAGTGTGGGCAGAAATTTACTTTGGAACTTAATTACTAATCCTTTTGGAGGAACTGTTTTTCCTATTAATCCCCAACGGCATAGTATTCTAGGAATTAAAGCCTATGCTAGTATTTTTGATGTTTCCGAAAAGATAGATTTAGCAGTCATAGCTACACCAGCACCAACTGTACCCCAAATTATTTCTGATTGTGTAGATGCAGGTGTAAAAGGAGCGATTATTATTTCTGCTGGTTTTAAAGAAGCAGGAACAAAAGGGATAGCTTTAGAACAAGAAATCCGCCAACAAGCACACCGAGGAAAAATTAGAATTATTGGTCCTAATTGTTTAGGTGTAATGAGTCCCCACACAGGTTTAAATGCTACTTTTGCAAATACAATAGCGCATCCAGGAAACGTCGGTTTTATCAGCCAAAGTGGGGCTTTATGTACATCAATTTTAGACTGGAGTTTACAGGAAAATGTTGGTTTTAGCGCCTTCATTTCTATAGGTTCAATGTTAGATATAGGTTGGGGAGATTTGATTTATTATCTTGGTGATGATCCCCATACAAAAAGTATTGTAATTTATATGGAATCCATTGGGGATGCGCGTTCCTTTCTGTCAGCAGCGCGAGAAGTGGCCTTAACAAAACCGATAATTGTCATTAAAGCCGGTCGTACCGCAGCCGCAGCTAAAGCCGCAGCTTCCCACACAGGTGCATTAGCAGGAAGTGACGCTGTTTTAGATGCAGCTTTTCGCCGTTGTGGGGTGTTACGAGTTAATAGTATTTCTGATTTATTTGATATGTCGGAAGTATTAGCAAAACAACCTCGTCCCAAAGGTTCACGTTTGACAATTTTAACTAATGCTGGTGGACCGGGAGTATTAGCAACAGATACATTAATTGAAAATGGGGGAGAATTAACATCAATCTCTCCAGAAATAATGACTTCTTTGAATGAAATTTTACCACCACAATGGAGTCATAATAACCCTATTGATATTTTAGGAGATGCTGATCCACAACGTTATACAAAAGCCTTAGAAATTGCCGCCAAAGATCCCAATAGTGATGGTTTATTAGTTATTCTCACACCCCAAGCGATGACAGATCCTACCCAAACAGCGGCACAATTGAAGCCCTACGCACAAATGTCAAATAAACCGATTTTAGCAAGTTGGATGGGTGGTACAGATGTAGCTGCGGGACAACAAATTCTTAACAGTCAAGGCATTCCCACATACTCTTATCCTGATACAGCAGCGCGGATATTTAGTTATATGTGGAAGTCGAGTTATAACCTAAGCGGTATTTATGAAACTCCAGTTTTAGCGACATTAACTTGTGATGTAAATACTCGCAATTGTGCCATAGTCGAGAATATTGTTCAAGCCGCAAGAACAGCAGGAAGAACAATTCTCACAGAATTTGAATCTAAAGAAATTTTAGCTGCTTACGGGATTCCGGTAGTTGTTGGTTGTATTGCGGAAAGTGCAGATAAAGCAGTTGAATGTGCAGAAAATCTGGGTTATCCAGTTGTTTTAAAACTTTATTCTCAAACAATTACCCATAAAACTGATGTGGGTGGTGTGCAGTTAAATCTACAAAATTCTGAAGCTGTAAAACTTGCGTATCAAAAAATTGAAACATCAGTAAAAGAAAAAGCCAAAGCAGAAGATTTTCTGGGTGTAACTGTACAGCCAATGGTCAAAACTGATGGGTATGAATTAATTATTGGTAGTAGCTTAGATCCCCAATTTGGACCGGTATTATTATTTGGTGCTGGCGGACAATTGGTAGAAATTTTTCAAGATAGTGCGATCGCTCTTCCTCCTCTCAATACTACCCTAGCCCGGCGCATGATGGAACAAACCAAAATTTACAAAGCCTTGCAAGGAGTCAGAGGACGTAAAAGTATTGATATCGCTGCCCTTGAACAATTAATGGTAGAATTTAGTCAATTAGTTGTAGAACAACCTTGGATTAAAGAAATTGATATTAATCCATTGTTAGCTATTCCCCCCACTCCTGTAAATCCTGGAGGATTAATTGCTTTAGACGCAAGGATAGTTTTGCATTCTGCTAATATTGAAGAAAATCAATTACCAAAATTAGCAATTCGTCCCTATCCTAGTCAATATATTAGGGATTGGAAATTGAAAAATGGGACACCAATTACTATTCGTCCTATTCGTCCAGAAGACGAACCATTAATGGTACAATTTCACAAAACTCTATCTGAAGAAAGTGTCTATTTCCGCTATTTCCACATGATTAAATTGAGTCAACGCATCACTCATGAACGACTAACGCGGATATGTTTTATTGACTATGATAGAGAAATGGCTTTAGTCGCAGAATACCAAAATCCTGAAGCAGAAAATAGGGAAATCTTAGCAGTAGGAAGACTGAGTAAATTACATGGGAGCGATGCAGCGGAATTTGCTATGGTGGTAAGCGATCGCTTTCAGTGTCAAGGTTTAGGAACAGAATTAGTCCGTAGATTGCTGGAAGTTGGAAAAAATGAGAAAATCTCCTGTATCTATGCTGATATTTTAGCTGATAATTTAGGTATGCAGCGATTATGTGAAAAACTCGGTTTTCAAATCGAATCCACAGCCGATGCAACTGTATTAAAAGCGGAAATTGAACTTAGGAAAAAATGA
- a CDS encoding hydrogenase maturation protease, which yields MCATVIVIGYGNELRGDDGIGQRIANSIESWHLLTVKSFAVHQLTPELAVNLAKADLAIFVDACINSEAGEVQVKSLLINNSSVFSEHQSDPQSLLALTQSLYGYSPPAWLVTVPGVNFELRDSLSPIAEKRIGIALTKIINIINRV from the coding sequence ATGTGTGCAACTGTAATAGTGATTGGTTACGGTAATGAATTACGTGGTGATGATGGTATTGGACAACGGATAGCAAATTCTATTGAATCTTGGCATTTATTAACTGTAAAATCTTTTGCAGTTCATCAATTAACCCCAGAATTAGCTGTAAATTTGGCAAAGGCTGATTTAGCAATTTTTGTTGATGCTTGTATCAATTCTGAAGCTGGTGAAGTACAGGTAAAATCACTATTAATTAATAATTCTAGTGTTTTCAGTGAACATCAAAGTGATCCACAGTCACTCTTAGCTTTAACACAATCTCTCTATGGTTATAGTCCACCAGCGTGGTTAGTAACAGTACCAGGAGTGAACTTTGAATTAAGAGATAGTCTTTCACCAATAGCAGAAAAAAGAATTGGCATAGCTTTAACCAAAATAATTAACATTATTAATAGAGTTTAA
- a CDS encoding aspartate aminotransferase family protein, which yields MSSTPFDADSFNQVVMSTYGRFPLALERGAGCRVWDTQGKEYLDFVAGIATCTLGHAHPAMVEAVTRQIQKLHHVSNLYYIPEQGELAKWIVDHSCADRVFFCNSGAEANEAAIKLARKYAHTVLDIAHPIILTAHASFHGRTLATVTATGQAKYQKYFDPLVPGFHYINYNDIRAVEAAVTELDEGNYRVGAILIEPLQGEGGVRPGDVEYFKRLRQICDETGILLMFDEVQVGMGRSGKLWGYEHLGVEPDIFTSAKGLGGGIPIGAMMSKKFCDIFQPGEHASTFGGNPFVCGVALSVCQTLEKENILQNVEEQGAHLREGLRAIALKYPQHISEVRGWGLINGMELKADIPLTAADIVKAAMDEGLLLVPAGPKVLRFVPPLIVTEKEINQALHAVEKALAKVTA from the coding sequence ATGTCATCCACACCCTTTGATGCAGATAGTTTCAACCAAGTGGTTATGTCCACTTATGGACGGTTTCCCTTGGCCTTAGAACGAGGTGCAGGCTGTCGTGTTTGGGATACCCAAGGCAAGGAATATCTAGATTTTGTTGCAGGGATTGCAACTTGTACTCTAGGACACGCCCACCCAGCGATGGTAGAAGCAGTAACACGCCAAATCCAAAAGCTGCATCATGTTTCTAATTTGTACTATATTCCCGAACAGGGTGAATTAGCCAAATGGATTGTTGATCATTCCTGTGCAGATCGAGTATTTTTCTGCAACTCTGGTGCTGAAGCCAACGAAGCAGCAATTAAACTAGCGCGGAAATATGCCCACACAGTCCTGGATATCGCTCACCCCATAATTTTAACTGCCCATGCTAGTTTCCACGGAAGGACTTTAGCAACCGTTACCGCCACAGGCCAAGCAAAATATCAAAAGTATTTTGATCCTTTAGTTCCTGGTTTCCACTATATAAATTACAACGACATTAGAGCAGTGGAAGCCGCTGTTACTGAGTTAGATGAAGGTAATTATCGCGTCGGAGCGATTTTAATTGAACCATTACAAGGTGAAGGTGGTGTTCGTCCTGGGGATGTGGAATATTTTAAAAGACTACGGCAAATTTGTGATGAAACTGGCATTTTGTTAATGTTTGACGAAGTGCAAGTGGGAATGGGACGCAGTGGCAAATTATGGGGTTATGAACATCTAGGCGTTGAGCCGGATATCTTCACCAGCGCCAAGGGACTGGGTGGTGGTATTCCTATTGGTGCAATGATGAGTAAGAAATTCTGCGATATTTTCCAACCAGGGGAACACGCTAGTACATTTGGTGGTAATCCTTTTGTCTGTGGTGTGGCGCTGAGTGTGTGTCAGACTTTGGAAAAAGAAAATATTTTACAGAATGTCGAGGAACAGGGCGCACATTTGCGAGAAGGATTAAGAGCGATCGCTCTTAAATATCCTCAGCATATCTCAGAAGTGCGCGGTTGGGGTTTAATCAACGGTATGGAACTCAAAGCTGATATTCCTTTAACTGCGGCTGATATCGTTAAAGCTGCTATGGATGAGGGTTTATTATTAGTACCCGCGGGTCCAAAAGTGCTACGATTTGTACCTCCTTTAATTGTCACCGAGAAAGAAATCAATCAAGCACTACACGCTGTAGAAAAAGCATTAGCTAAAGTAACAGCATAA
- a CDS encoding TrkA family potassium uptake protein: MYSTLEQKYKLIQKELMAGAFALGFVFLIGTLWYWLVEGWSWEDAAYMTVITLATVGYGETNPLGSRGRLFTIALILMGVINIGYIVNRFTAAVIEGYFQEGIRLRQQRRLMESLSEHYIICGFSRTGRQIAKEFRAEGVTFVVIDAEVESVQKAQMEGYTGYQGDATLDDTLLKVGVEKATCIVAALPSDADNLYVVLSAKTLNPEIRAIARASTEEALQKLQRGGADAVISPYITGGKRMAAAALRPQVLDFVDGILTGADRQLYMEEFLLDPSMCPFVGQSLHKAKLRSQSGALVLAIRRTDGNLIGGPTGDTVLMSGDTLICMGTAEQLRSLNQILGPIKSQQLRRPKSS, translated from the coding sequence GTGTACTCTACCCTTGAGCAAAAATATAAACTTATTCAAAAAGAGTTAATGGCTGGGGCATTTGCTCTAGGCTTTGTGTTTCTGATTGGTACTTTATGGTACTGGTTAGTGGAAGGTTGGTCATGGGAAGATGCAGCTTATATGACTGTCATTACCTTAGCTACTGTGGGTTATGGAGAAACTAATCCACTAGGTAGTCGAGGACGATTGTTTACGATTGCCCTGATTTTGATGGGTGTAATTAATATTGGCTACATAGTCAATAGATTTACAGCAGCAGTGATTGAAGGCTATTTTCAAGAAGGAATTAGACTACGGCAACAAAGGCGCTTAATGGAATCCTTGTCAGAACATTATATCATTTGTGGATTTAGTCGGACTGGGCGGCAGATAGCTAAGGAATTTCGGGCGGAAGGAGTGACTTTTGTAGTGATTGATGCCGAGGTTGAATCTGTACAAAAGGCGCAGATGGAAGGTTATACGGGATACCAGGGTGATGCAACTTTAGATGATACGCTTTTGAAGGTTGGCGTTGAAAAAGCGACTTGTATTGTGGCAGCTTTGCCTTCTGATGCCGACAATTTATATGTAGTTTTATCAGCCAAAACTTTGAATCCAGAAATTCGCGCGATCGCCCGGGCAAGTACAGAAGAAGCTTTGCAAAAGCTACAACGAGGCGGTGCAGATGCTGTGATTTCCCCTTATATTACGGGAGGTAAGCGGATGGCAGCAGCAGCCCTCAGACCCCAAGTTTTGGACTTTGTGGATGGGATTCTGACTGGTGCAGACCGCCAGTTATATATGGAAGAATTTTTACTTGACCCGTCTATGTGTCCTTTTGTCGGTCAAAGTTTACATAAAGCTAAATTGCGATCGCAATCAGGAGCATTAGTTCTGGCAATTCGCCGTACTGACGGCAATCTCATCGGCGGACCAACTGGAGATACAGTTTTAATGTCAGGAGATACACTGATTTGTATGGGAACAGCCGAACAATTACGCAGTCTAAACCAAATTCTCGGACCAATTAAGTCTCAACAACTGCGACGACCTAAAAGCAGTTAA